AGGGCTGGGCATATCTCTTGAGATAGTGGTTAGTCGAAGTTACTCGTCACTGGTAGCTCCGATATTCCCAGGTAAGCTTGCCATATCATTCAAATACTCTCAAACTGGATCAATTTAGTGTCATGGCATGTTGAACACCACAAACATTACTTGACACCACAAAGGACCATGAATCATATGAGCGACCCTGTATGTATATAgggtttgtttgtttacaTGTTGCAGCGTTTACTCAGCTGGTCTTCTATTCGACAAAACATGCTTGGTTGTTTTTCGGCCAGCTCTAAGCGGAACGGCAAAAACTGGCTTTTCAATTTCCATGGGGGCGGGCCTCATAAGTTTTTCTGAAACGTGGGGCATTGAGTGGTTAATCCTGAGCGGCATGCCGCAGTTTTCAGGCTTGTAGTAATTGAGCATATTTTGTCGTGATGATGTGAAACACAATTCTTGCCATTAAGCATTAAGAAGTCGTTCCAGCCTGAGCTTTGTCAAATCGTGGCTTAAGCATGTTGGGACGAGCTTGGACTCATTGCGGTGAGCTACGCCTACTGGCCGGCCTTACAAACCGTCGCGGTTTGAGCACTCGGACGTCCGAGATGGTCATCCCATTAGCCCAAGGGTGAGTAACCGATTGCGAGATCGATGAGAACCACCAAGTCAAgcgataaaaaaaattgaaatcgttGGGTTTCATTTCTAGTCCTCCACTCATACTTAGTTGCGGTCAACTAGCCAAAATGGCGGATGGGAGTGCCGTGATGCGGCAGGGTGACACCTCCGTGCTGACCACGGCTGTTTGTCCGGAGGGTTCGGCTACTGCCGATTTACAGTTTGCCTCGTTCGTGCCGTTGACGGTCAATTACAAGCAGAAATTTGCCGCCGCCGGTCGAATTCCCACCAACTTCTTGCGCCGAGAAATGGGCGTGTCGGAAAAGGAAATTTTAACGGCTCGCATGATTGACCGCTCCATCCGTCCACTCTTCCCATCGggctttggccaagaaactCAACTCGTGTGCAATCTTTTGGCCGTGGACGGCGTGCATGACCCGGCTGTCGTCGCCATCAATGCCGCCTCGGCCGCTTTAGCCGCGTCCAACATTCCCTGGCACGGACCGGTCGGGGCTGTGCGGGTGGGTTGGGTGGATGGGGTGCTCGTGCTGAATCCGACCCGCAAGACCCTGGCTCGCAGCCAACTCAACCTGATTGTGAGTGGCAACGCCCGGGGTGAGGTGATCATGTTAGAGGCGGAAGCTCAGGCCGTCGATCGAGCGCTGGTTTTAGACGCCATTCATTTAGGAGCCGAGAGTGCCGGACTCATAGCTCGGAGCGTGGCTGATAACACCCGAGATGTGGTCAAACGTGCATGCCATTTCCGATCCGAACTACCCGCTGATGTGATCATGGATATGCGAACTTTGTGCTATGAACCCCTCAAGGCCGCTAACCTTGATCTGTCGCACGACAAACAATCCCGAGGCGTGGCGACTTTTGCTATTCGTGATCGAGCTGTGGCGCAGCTCCGCGAGAAATACCCCATGCATGACACCAGCCTTTTTCACGCATGTTATACCCAACTCTACGGAGATTTGATCAAAGACCTCTTGTTCGACCGTCAGACACGGGTAGACGGCCGAGCATGGGATCAGATTCGACCCATTGTGTGTGAGCGTGACCTGCATAAACCTTTGCACGGATCGGCTTTGTTTCAACGCGGTCAAACCCAAGTGTTGTGTACGGTAGCTCTCGATTCGCCCGAATCCGCGCTCAAGGCTGATTCCTTATCCGTCATGACCGGTGGCATGAAGGAGAAGAACTTTTTTGTCCATTATGAATTCCCTCCCTATGCTACCAACGAAATCGGACTATCCACGGTTGGTCGCCGAGAATTGGGTCATGGGGCTTTGGCTGAAAAGGGGCTACGGGCTGTGATTCCATCAAATTATCCCTTCACCATTCGACTCACCTCTGAAGTGCTTGAATCCAATGGTAAAATATTGGGCCCTTGCTTTTTGATTGTCTGGTCTGTCAACTGTCTCTTTTTTCTAGGTTCATCTTCTATGGCATCGATCTGTGGCGGGTCTTTGGCCCTTCTGGACGCTGGAGTGCCCTTGACTCAGTCGGTCGCAGGCGTGGCTTTAGGACTAGTCACCGAATACGATAATGATGAAATTAAACGCCATCAAGTACTTGTAGATATACTTGGACTGGAAGACTACTTAGGAGACATGGATTTTAAAATGGCTGGGACCAAAGACGGGGGCATCACTGCATTACAAGCTGATATCAAGATTCCCGGTTTACCACTGCATgtaagatttgaaatttattcGACGACGAGCGGctaaatttgaaagtttttgcAATTGCTAGATCGTGGATGATGCAGTAGGAAAAGGAGTGAAAGCCATAGGTCGGATCCTAGATATTATGTCAACTTGCATCAAAGAACCTCGAACAGATAAAACGAATTTGCCTGTGACAGAGGTGCTTACCATTCCTGCTCACAAACGAACTAGCTTTATTGGACCAGGAGGACGAAATCTCAAGAAGATGCAAACCGAAATAGGCGTTCAAATCTCTCAAGGGAACGACGAATCATCATGGACGATTTTCGCACCTAACGCCGAGTCGTTGGCCGAAGCTCACGAGATGATAGAGCAACTTATGACAGACGACTATGCTCCCGAGTATGAGTTTGGCGCCATCATCACAGTGAAAGTACTAGAGATCAAAGAGCGAGGTGCTAATGTGGAACTGCATCCGAATCTGTCTCCAGTGTTCATTCCCTTGACACAACTCGCCGCTCAAAAAgtaagttttgaaataatcaaCTTGATTTTCCTAACCGCAGATTTTCCTGGTCTGCTTTCAGTTGCAACACACAAATGCGCTCGATCTGAAAGTGGGTGAGGAATTACAGGTGAAGTATTATGGCCACGACCCTGTAACGGGATCGGTCAGGTTGTCCAGAAAAGCCCTTCTGTTGGCCAATGCGAGTGCAGTTCGAAGGTTACAGAAATCTGCTCGTCACTCGGAAAAAGTTATTTAAGAATACATTCAGCCAAATATCAAGGGGAGAGTATTGCCCAGGATTGTACTTTTGTCTCGGCTATTCACCCCCTTTGTTACATAAAAACGTCATTATTTATACGAGTGATGGTTTGTTGATTAATCACAAGCACTAATCACTATAAGGAATTAAGCAATTTTCTCGCCGACGAATAGCACCTTCATTCCGATTCGTTCATCCACGATTCATTGACATCCGATTCATTGACATActggtggttttttttttttcaatttcgtgTTGCTTTAAAGAGTGTTACTTATAGTTGAGTAAGTACCAAACATCTCTGTCCAGATCTTCGTCATTCCATATGACACTTGGATCGGCTTTGTACAAAATACTGCGATAGGGGATTACACACCACTAGTTGTACACCACCAGAACCCGTGTCGTTAGGTTTCTTGTGAAATAACATCGGCTCGACTTGCAGAAGTGGGGTTTAGAGTCTTGGTTCGATCAGAGATCGCTTCGGATACAGATTTCTGTTTAACACAAGAGCCAAAAAATCCGCCTGGTTGATTCAGTATTGAAGCGCTGGTGGGTTCAGGCAAACTAGGGAACGCCTCTTCCAGATTAAATTCACCATTATCTATCGacatttcttctcttttggcGCTGACGCTGGATTGGGCGTTGGTTTTGGACTTTGCCTGATTCGAAGATGACTGCTGCGTTTCGTATGTATTCGTGGACAACTCGAGGCACTTTGGTACGTTTCGAGGCGTGGGGTCTTccaatggttttgaatcttcGATCAAAGGGTCTCCAgcaatttgtttggttttgtcCTGATTTGCATTGTGCTCCATCGACTGCGTATCTGTCAAATCTCTCTGACCACAGAGTCGATCTGCTTTCACTTGCGAGGCTTTCTTCTCGAATGCCCGCTGAAATGTAGGCATTTTTAGGGCTGTTTGAAGAAaactattttcttttcttacctGTTGTTCTTTGAGGCTATCGACAACAGCTAGGACTTCTTTAGTGGTCACGGGCGGCTTCAGATTGAAGCTTCCaaattgggcaaatatttCGGGATTGTGCGTGATAGACTTGGCCTGAAAGTGATTGTGGTCGTGAGAGACCAAATATTGAAGCTTAATGTTCACGGATTCATTAAATTTGAGATAATTACTTTAGAGAGCCGCCTTTCGTTACGGGATGCTctcttgttttgtttcttggACACGCCTGCAAAAAGTGTCTCGTCTGTCTCGTCTTTTTTGTAGGTGGTAAAAAGTTCTGGCTTCTGTTCAGCTGTGGGGGTGGTAGCTGGCGTTGCACCTGTTAAATCAATTCAGAGACTTGTTTTTTAGCTAGTTCTGGAAAATCTCACTACACAATGTTCCACTGAATCAATCTAATTGTTCCTCTTCATCAACTACCCACCTAGAGGCGTTGCATAAATAGAGGAATTATTTGATCCCGGTGCTAATCGAGTGTCTTTCTCCTTCCTCAATCCGCTTTCATGAGAACCTCTTCGAGGATTATTTGGGTCAGTGCCACCCGGCA
This Tigriopus californicus strain San Diego chromosome 7, Tcal_SD_v2.1, whole genome shotgun sequence DNA region includes the following protein-coding sequences:
- the LOC131883178 gene encoding polyribonucleotide nucleotidyltransferase 1, mitochondrial-like; protein product: MLGRAWTHCGELRLLAGLTNRRGLSTRTSEMVIPLAQGPPLILSCGQLAKMADGSAVMRQGDTSVLTTAVCPEGSATADLQFASFVPLTVNYKQKFAAAGRIPTNFLRREMGVSEKEILTARMIDRSIRPLFPSGFGQETQLVCNLLAVDGVHDPAVVAINAASAALAASNIPWHGPVGAVRVGWVDGVLVLNPTRKTLARSQLNLIVSGNARGEVIMLEAEAQAVDRALVLDAIHLGAESAGLIARSVADNTRDVVKRACHFRSELPADVIMDMRTLCYEPLKAANLDLSHDKQSRGVATFAIRDRAVAQLREKYPMHDTSLFHACYTQLYGDLIKDLLFDRQTRVDGRAWDQIRPIVCERDLHKPLHGSALFQRGQTQVLCTVALDSPESALKADSLSVMTGGMKEKNFFVHYEFPPYATNEIGLSTVGRRELGHGALAEKGLRAVIPSNYPFTIRLTSEVLESNGSSSMASICGGSLALLDAGVPLTQSVAGVALGLVTEYDNDEIKRHQVLVDILGLEDYLGDMDFKMAGTKDGGITALQADIKIPGLPLHIVDDAVGKGVKAIGRILDIMSTCIKEPRTDKTNLPVTEVLTIPAHKRTSFIGPGGRNLKKMQTEIGVQISQGNDESSWTIFAPNAESLAEAHEMIEQLMTDDYAPEYEFGAIITVKVLEIKERGANVELHPNLSPVFIPLTQLAAQKLQHTNALDLKVGEELQVKYYGHDPVTGSVRLSRKALLLANASAVRRLQKSARHSEKVI